TTCTTCTCATTAAAATTACAAACTCTTCACCACCCCAACGTGCAAAAATGTCAGTTTCTCTGACATTTTTATCTACAACCTTTACAAGTTCGGTTAGTACTTTGTCTCCGACATCGTGTCCAAAAGTATCGTTAATATTTTTAAAATTGTCAATATCAAACAGAATTAAACTCATAGGTGTTTGGTAACGGCGATAAGAGTTAAATTCGCGTTTATAGAGATCATCAAACATCTGTCTGTTGTAAATTTTAGTTAAATAGTCGTGTGTAGCAATATTGTAAAACTTCTCTTTCTCTTTGATCGCCTTATTTCGTTTGGTGATATCTTGAATGAATGCAACAAATTTGTCACTGTTGCCTATATGCATCAATTGCAGTTGAATCTCAACATCGTATAAGGTGCCGTCTTTTCTTCTATGTTTTGTTTCAAAAAAGATCTGCTCAAGTTCTTTTTTCAAAAGGGGTTTAATGATCTGAGCAAAAAGATCTGCATCAAATTTTGGTTTAATATCCAAAGGAGTCATCTCTAAAAACTCTTCACAGCTATAGCCGCAGTTTTCTATGGCACTGCTGTTAACATAGCTAAATTTAAGTGTTTTCGGATTAAAGATGTAAATCTCATTGAGTGAATTTTTAATAATATCTTCAAAACCTTTTGCACGCTTATAACTTTTTTGCAGTGGGGTAAGTACACTTACTTTTAATATCTTCATAATTATCAGATAGCCAATAATAGTAATGGCAAGTGATGTAAATATACTCCATAACATTATGTCGTAGCGAATATTTGTGTAATGCTCTATGAGTTCACTTTCATCAAGTTCTGAGATAAGTGCCCACTGAAGCGTGTTCAGTTGAAAAGGTTTGTATACTGAAAGTACATCAACATTTCTGTAATCTTTAATAATGTTATGGGAACTGTTTCCCTCTAAAGCCTCTTTAACAGCTTTTGTATCTATTTTATATTTTTGCGGTTCTAAAAAAGAGTTTTTTAGATTGAATGTTTTTTTGAGATAAGAACTGCTTCTTAAAAGATGATCAGAACCTACAAGATAACTCTCAGCAGTTTTTTCCATACCGGCTCTAAAGTATATGATCTCATCAATAACATTAACAGGCATAACCAAAACCAAAATATTTAAGAGTTTCTTTCCTTCTCTGACAGGGGTTGCAAAAAGGAGATACGGGTTCTCTTTATTAAAAACTGAAAACTCTGTATCTGCAATATTGGTTTTATTTGTTTCTAATACATTTTTGTAAAGCTTTGCAATATTTGAATTAGAAAAACTTTGTGAAGTGACCTCTTTACCAATAAGAGAATGGTTCTTCGCACTAAAGGTTATTTTTGAATTTTTTGGATCAAGGAGTAAAAGATCGCTGTATTCATACTCATTTAAAAAGATCGAAATATAAGAAGTATCCTTCATACCATCTTTGGATATTTCTAAAATATCATTGTTGTGTGCCAATGTGTTTATATCTTGAAGTCTGTGTTTGAAAAAAAGTTTGAGTTTATGCTCTTTTATATTGTTAATCGCTTCAAGGTTTTTAAATGCCAGAGTGTAAGAGAGCTGTTCATTTTTGTCTGCATAAATGTAAGCGGTTATCCCAACGGTTATGTTTACAAGCATTAAAAAAGTAAGAGGCAGAATGATTTTAGGATTTAAAAAAAGTTTTTGAATATTCATAGAAACCCCTTGTTTGCCAAGTATAGCAAATTTGAGTTTACAAAAGCTTATAGGATTCAAGTGCTTATGAATCCTATATGATATTAAAGTTACGAAGTTTTAAAGAGTGAAGTTTCCTGCCACTTCTTTAAGAATAGCATTTGCATCATGAGAGTTCCCAGTGTATTTTACAATTGAAACACCGTGGTTCTTCATCGTATTTGCAGTGTTTTTACACGCACGGTTTACGACAATGTAGTCACATTCATCTAACACTACACCCATTTTGTCATGCTGTGCAATATGTTCTGCATCATCATGATCGTGATCACATACATGATTTTCGTCATCATGGTCGTGGTCAAGGTCTGTTCTTGGATTGTTTTTGATCTCATCTAAAGTGAAAGATTTAAACATCCCTCCGCCTTGCATCGTAAAAATTGCAA
Above is a window of Sulfurimonas marina DNA encoding:
- a CDS encoding NifB/NifX family molybdenum-iron cluster-binding protein, giving the protein MKIAIPVKDDSLTFFGNAGHTPKFAIFTMQGGGMFKSFTLDEIKNNPRTDLDHDHDDENHVCDHDHDDAEHIAQHDKMGVVLDECDYIVVNRACKNTANTMKNHGVSIVKYTGNSHDANAILKEVAGNFTL
- a CDS encoding sensor domain-containing diguanylate cyclase — protein: MNIQKLFLNPKIILPLTFLMLVNITVGITAYIYADKNEQLSYTLAFKNLEAINNIKEHKLKLFFKHRLQDINTLAHNNDILEISKDGMKDTSYISIFLNEYEYSDLLLLDPKNSKITFSAKNHSLIGKEVTSQSFSNSNIAKLYKNVLETNKTNIADTEFSVFNKENPYLLFATPVREGKKLLNILVLVMPVNVIDEIIYFRAGMEKTAESYLVGSDHLLRSSSYLKKTFNLKNSFLEPQKYKIDTKAVKEALEGNSSHNIIKDYRNVDVLSVYKPFQLNTLQWALISELDESELIEHYTNIRYDIMLWSIFTSLAITIIGYLIIMKILKVSVLTPLQKSYKRAKGFEDIIKNSLNEIYIFNPKTLKFSYVNSSAIENCGYSCEEFLEMTPLDIKPKFDADLFAQIIKPLLKKELEQIFFETKHRRKDGTLYDVEIQLQLMHIGNSDKFVAFIQDITKRNKAIKEKEKFYNIATHDYLTKIYNRQMFDDLYKREFNSYRRYQTPMSLILFDIDNFKNINDTFGHDVGDKVLTELVKVVDKNVRETDIFARWGGEEFVILMRRTTLDVAYEKAQHICKTIAEHTIEGVGQITCSFGVAAPSDKEHPLSIFKDADLALYKAKENGKNRVEKSS